Below is a genomic region from Fusarium oxysporum Fo47 chromosome VIII, complete sequence.
TGAAGAATACTGAAACTGCCGGCGATGTTTTTGAAACCATCGACGTTGTGGACGGCTGTCTCGAGATATCcatccttgttctcgtcCAGAGTCTTCATGTAGCGCTCTGTGTACATGGAGTCGTAGAACCGCCAGTCTGACACAGGAGCTGTGATGAGACCGAAGCTGAAGACGCCCGAGTCTGCTTCGACGGTCTTGGCTGTGAGATATCCACCATACGACCAGCCCCACATTCCAATCTTATCAGCGTTGATGAAACTGTATCTCTTAATGAGCTGTTCCGCAGCCCAGATCTGATCAAGAGGCTCAAGCTTTCCGAGCTGAGATGTAACAAGCGAGCGGTACTTGCGACCTTGCATGGCGGTTCCGCGATTATCGACGGTGTAGACGATGTACTGAAGTTCAGGATCAGACGAGATGTAAGACTTCCATCCTAGGGATTGGAAAGACTTGGCGACGCGCTGAGAGTTGGGTCCACCGTAGGGAGTGAAAAGAACGGGGTACTTCTTCGCGGGGTCGAAGTTGACGGGGAGTTGCTGCATGACGTTCAGGCTGTAACCATCAGGGTGCTTGAGTTCAAAGTATGTGATGTTGGGCATGCTGTACTGAGTAATGTTCTTGTAGAAAGCCTTGTTGTCGACCAAAGTACGAACGGGCTTGCTGGTAGTGTTGGTAGTGTAAAGCTCCTGGTACGGAACGTCGGGGCCCTGGTAGTGAAGAATGTAGTAACCACCGCTGGAAGAAAACGATGCAGACCAGTAACCGGGGGTCTTGTCATCAACGAGAGGAGTGATCTTCTTAGTCTCCCACGAGACCTTGTAGACATGTCGCTCGGTTGAGTGTCGCTTCGAAGCTTGGAAGTAAATAAGCTTCTTGGCAGTGTCGATGTTGAGAATAGTCGAAACCTCCCACTTTCCAGAAGTAAGCTGAATGGCCTTTCCGCCCTTGACGGGGTACAAGTAAATGTGGTTCCAACCATCCTCATCCGAAACATCAACGTAGTaagcatccttcttcttggaacTCAAAGGACCAACGAAGGAAATGGAAAGAGTATGCTCCAGCCATCCATCACTGCCATCTCGCTCCCGAACGACCTTTGATTTGAGCGTCTCAGGGTTGACGACAACATGAGCATCATGGTCTTGAACACGGTTGAAGGCGCGATAGATGAGAGAGCTGTGATCCTTGGTGACCCACGCAACTTCTCCAATGATGAGCTCCTCCGGCTCGAAAGCATCAACAGGAACAGGCTTGTACTCGCGATCCGAAAGATCAAGAATATTAAGCTCGACAGTAGGGTTCTTGGATCCGACCTTGGGGTACCGAAGGTCCAGCTCACGAGGGTATGTAGGCGCAAGCTTCTGGTTATCCATGTAGTAAGGAATAGTAAAAGTCCCAACGCCAGTCTcattgaagctcaagaacgcAAGGAACTTGGCATCAGGCGACCACCAAAGCGCCGAGCGACCACCGTAAATCTCCTCCTCGTACACCCAATCAGGCACACCGTGAAACATATCCGGTCCACCATCAGTCGTAATCTGATCAACCTTGCCCTCCGCATCACGGATGAAGAGATTGTTGCCCCGCACGAACGCAACAGCCTCTCCACTAGGTGCAAACTGCGCATACTGAATATCGCCAACCTGATCCTTTACAAGAGGCTCACTCTCGCCGgactcaacatcaagaatgAAGTAATCAGCAAAATACGAGTATCGGTATTGCTTGGTGTAGTTTGACGCGACAAGAACGCGCTTGGCATCGCCGCTGATCCAATACTCGTGCAGATCCTTGGGGAGTTTGTCGGCTGTGACGAACTTTGTTGTCTTTTCGCTGACGAtgtcttcaagaacaagatcgCCGTCGTCGCTAAGAACAATATAGTTTCCGTCTTGTCCAGCGGACGACCATTCTACACTCATGGTAGTAGGTCTCAATTTGGCGCTTGGACTCGTCTCATTAAAAGTAAGTAGGCGATCCCCCTCACCAACAGGTTGATGCGGCTGTCTAGGGGGATCAATCGCCAAACCAAACGGGGCGAGCGCCAAAAGAGTGGCCAGTAATTTCGCGGCCATGATGAACGATTGAACTGAGGTTGCAAAAGAGAACCTTGAGGAGAAAAGAACGAGAAAAAGAAGTCAGCGCGTTACACGGTGTTCTTATAGTGGATTAACTTCCGGGACGAGATTAAGCTTATACCGGGGATCGACAAGGCTAGTAAGATAGGCGCCTTCCCGCAGCGGTTTAGATGTGGAATCGTACAGGGATGTCAGACCTGCCGCTTTGGACCATTTTTACAAAGTTCCCCGTGTTATGTTGCGTTGGCCAAGACTTGGTTTCTTGGGAGAGCGACAAAAGTTCGTGAGAAGATAAGGAAGGAAGGTTATTGTTAGGATGATTGATGATAAGGTGACGATCCTTGAATTTAAAGTTGGGCTTGGAGTGAGCCAATTACAGAGGGGAATTGGGAAGAAGTGCAGGGTAAATATCGTTATTGATTGTGATGGTCTACCCCTCACTTGGATTGTTGTTGGATCATTGAAGTATAAACAGTCTTGCAGGTGGTGGAAAACTCGTGACACTTATCCTAAGTGACTATAATATTTGCATAAATTTAGAGTATTCTGGAGTAATTTAGGATAGCTCAGGTAAAACTTGGTGGACCTTTTGGCTAGTTTGCTTTTGCGGCTTCATTTTACATTCGCGAGTCTCGTGTCATCTACAGGCCAGTCCATGGAAGAACGAGACTTAATCTTGGCTGTATAATTAAGATTGATGTCGGGGCAGATTTGCTCTATGAGACTGATTGACCCGGAGTTTAATATAGTCTGCGGCTTGTGATTCTGCGGCCTTGCAGCGAAAACGCGATATAGTCCAGAATTTGCAGGGTCAACAAACAGAACATATGACGGTGATACTCTACCCCTCACTTGAGCGAGCTATAGTTAGATCACGCGACCAGGCAACATTCTTTGTCGATATGAATCGAAAGGAACAGAAGTCTTGGCTGCGTATACAATTTCAGCCCTTTGGCAGCCTGTGCATTATGCGCAGTTTGACCGACAGATACCATGATATCTCAGGCATCACCTTGCTCGCAATCATGGGAAGCCCTCCTTGGTGCCCGGAATGAATGAATCATGGCTATGAAAAGTCTCCAAGGGCGTagctcatcatcaccgtAATAACCATTAAATATCACACTATCATCAATTGATTTGTATGCCAGTTCAAAATATGTTGAAGTTTGCAGGGGATACTTAATGGAAAACTATTCAAAATTCCGATGTTATCTGCTGGAGGCCATGCTACGGTCTTGGAGATGGCCATAACTAGCGACTGATATATTCAAGTGAAGTCCAATGCTACGGTATTTTAATTATCTATGACAGCATTTACCCATGGATGTATCAACTGCAAGCCTCGCTTGTTAACCTCCTTAATACAATATCCCCCTTTACCCTTGCCTATCCATTCCAAGCCCGTATTAATGGTTTGCAACAGGGCAGACCACCCTTGCTCTGTAACCCGGTCATCGCGTTCTGATAGGCtctcttttatatacttGGCAATATCCCGATGATACTCTGTTGCAGGTGAAAAAAACTCTCTGTCACTGCCTAGAGGATCTTTATTATCTCTTATGAGAACTATCTCAAATCGTTCTTTGGCGTCTTGCGGAGGTTGGATGTGTAGAGCACAACCTACCCGATCTGGTAAGAGTTGACCAAGTAAGCGGTAAGCAGTAACGAAATTGCCAATAGCCAGGGTATATTGTCGAAATGAAAAGTTATACCCTTCGCTGCTTAGTGGAAGAAAGCCTGAATCATCACGAACCCCAAATTCCAAAATCAACGGGCACTGCCAATCGTTCGTTGAAGATAGAGTGTGGCTAAAGCGGCGTAGTAGATCTGTGATTTTATGTCCGTCGTCGCGCCATTCGTGGTGTACACGATGAAGGCACTGCATGACGAACCATGAATGCAGCAGGCGCGCTGTGTTTCTCACGTCATGTTGAACTTTTAAGGGAGAGTCTTGCCACCCTTCGCCAGTCGCACTTTCTAGGCGGGTTAGGATGTAGTCAACAAACCTCAAGCATGACTCTGCTATAAACCCATTGGGATCCACCAATGCGCAAAGCAGAACAGGAATAGCATCTGCCAGACGAACAATAGACAATTGGTCTACCAAATCGAGAAGGACTGTGTCCGAAATATGTACCCTGACGACATTTTCAAGAAACTCCAATTCTCTCGGGTTGGAAGGAACTTTGGGAAAGATCGGATAGCTCCAATATAAGTGGTCGTAAAACAAGCCACATTCCTGCCAGTCCTTCAATTTCTCAATCATGCTATTGCGGAAAGACATGTTGCTCTCGGACCAGTTGAGGGTAATATCCAAGGCTGGGGCTAGCTGGTGGGTGTTTTCATAGGTTATCATTGCTGTCCGTTTGCCCTTTGTCTTGAATTTGTATCGTATTGACTCGTGGCATAGAAAGCGGGATTTGACTAGGTGGCCAGCAAGTAACCTTTCGGCTTGCTCAATTGATGACCAGTGACAAAGTGCAAGACATTCGCGTCCAGATTGTGTGTCAGTAATGAAGTCGAACGCACATCTGTGTATAAATTCGACCCTTTTCAAGGCATAGTTCCAAAGGGCTTCGTTTCCAGCCCAATGAAAAGAGTCCCCATCTTCGGGTATCGAGACTTCAAGGAGACCTCGGGAAACCAACTGCAATCGAGCTTCTACCCTTGCACACCTAGCTCGAAGGTCTTCTGGCCGGATTTCCCGGCCTTCACTCCATATCGATGTGAGTGGTTTGTCCTCCAGGGCTGTAGTCATGACGAGTAAGGAGCGCATCGAATTGAGAGGTGGTATTTCAGCATTTTTCTCATAAATACAACTTTCCTTTTCGATCTTCGTTGCTGCAATAGCTAGACTAAAGAAGCGAGAAGCATCGACTCTGAAAGTTGATAATTTGGCATCATCTCCTGGGCGCTCCCACACATCGACCAACAGGTTGTGTAAATCTGATGGCGTCTGTGCGAGTCGTTCCTCAAATTCGTTGGCGCCACCTGAACGTATTGCCTGATTGAGGCTCTTGACGACCAAGACTACCCAAAGAAATACACCGTTTGCTTTCTCTACAACTGTTGCTAGAAGTCGAGATCGATCACCGGAGCTTAGACCAGATGCTTCTAGCCTATTCTTCGCAAAATGATAGATATCGTTCTCGTTAAGCTGATGGGTTCTTAGGCGGGGTTGACCTGTGAAAAACCTACTGAAAGGATTCTCTTCCCTACTTGATGCACATAGCTTAATATTGCCGAGACTGAGTAAGTCATAGATAACCTGAGTATTCTGATAGTCACCCCACGGTAAGTCCTCGAATTCCTTAGCCTCGTCCAGCCCATCGAGGAAGATGCAGAAAGTGTTTCCTGAAAATTTGATTGCCCAGCAGAGAGCCTTCTTTAGCTCATTCACATCCCAGTCTCCACGATCTCGTTTATCTTGAACATTCGACTGTTCGGTCCATAGCCGCTGGGCGAGACCGCGGTTCTTGTGAAGCACTTgatggaggagagaaagTGTCATGCCTTCTATGTTCTTCTGTAGCGGTTGCCCTGGCTTCCAGAAATAATGGGTGAGGATTTGTATGTTGCTATGCTGGGCTTGCAGATGCCGTAAGGTAAGGGGATTGGTCGCAAGGAATTTCATAAGCGAGCTTTTTCCAGAAGCCGGCTTACCGCTGATCCAAAATTGCCGGGCATCTGACTCTAACCAGGCAGGAAAGTAATTGAGACCCGATGGTCTTGACGTAGTGGTCGGCTCTGGCGATTCTAGCATATCGTCCAGATCCTCACCATCAgtattctcttctctttgctGAACGCTATCGTCATCTGACTCTTCACAACTGGGTGAACAGCATCGACTGCAGTAAATGGGGCTCCTGAAGACCCAATCGAAGGTGCCAGGGTAGTTTTCAGATATGTGATTCCTGCGGCTGTTCATCTCAGGGAATCGGAGGCTTTGGAGTAGTTGATTGTGCTCTTCCTCGAAGCTATTACTCTGGTCGCGTCGGGCCATAACCTGGAATTCTTGGGACATGGAGTCACGGAAAGTCGAAAGATAATCCTGTGTAGTGGTGAAACCTGCATCGATAATTGCACGTGTTGTTTCATGCTCCTGGGTTACTCGGTTCCTTGTCTCCAGTGACTCGATTGAAAGGTCAGAAATCCGTGTGCAGCCATCCGCCAGCTTTGTAATGATTGACTGTAGATCGGTGTTGAGTTGGTGAAAGGACTGTTTTGAGCTGATTTCTGCGGCCTGAGACTGGTTGCATATTCGATGTAGCACGACACCATGAAGAAGATTCTCGTATCTTCTGAGGTTTATCTCAAGGCTTTCGAGTTCCTTTCCTTGCCATAGAGATGCCAAAGTCTTTTTACCCATATCTATCTTCCCGCGGAATCCACGTCTagattcatcatcaacatgaagctgaGCGAATTTAGCTTGTAGCTGGGCCATGGATTCTTCTAGCTTTTTGCCGATCTCAATTATCTGCTGTTGGTCTCGGTTCGGCTGCAAAACTTGACAGGCCGCCAAAGCTGAGCTGTTCATATCATCAAAGCAAGCTTTCGCGCTTTTGAGATACGCCTCCAATCTTGGGTCAGGACAACGTTCATTCTGAACGTGACGGTAAACTTGGAGAATATCTCTACCGAAAGTCACGATCTGCATCGCATTGCAGAGGAATCCT
It encodes:
- a CDS encoding dipeptidyl peptidase IV N-terminal region-domain-containing protein, encoding MAAKLLATLLALAPFGLAIDPPRQPHQPVGEGDRLLTFNETSPSAKLRPTTMSVEWSSAGQDGNYIVLSDDGDLVLEDIVSEKTTKFVTADKLPKDLHEYWISGDAKRVLVASNYTKQYRYSYFADYFILDVESGESEPLVKDQVGDIQYAQFAPSGEAVAFVRGNNLFIRDAEGKVDQITTDGGPDMFHGVPDWVYEEEIYGGRSALWWSPDAKFLAFLSFNETGVGTFTIPYYMDNQKLAPTYPRELDLRYPKVGSKNPTVELNILDLSDREYKPVPVDAFEPEELIIGEVAWVTKDHSSLIYRAFNRVQDHDAHVVVNPETLKSKVVRERDGSDGWLEHTLSISFVGPLSSKKKDAYYVDVSDEDGWNHIYLYPVKGGKAIQLTSGKWEVSTILNIDTAKKLIYFQASKRHSTERHVYKVSWETKKITPLVDDKTPGYWSASFSSSGGYYILHYQGPDVPYQELYTTNTTSKPVRTLVDNKAFYKNITQYSMPNITYFELKHPDGYSLNVMQQLPVNFDPAKKYPVLFTPYGGPNSQRVAKSFQSLGWKSYISSDPELQYIVYTVDNRGTAMQGRKYRSLVTSQLGKLEPLDQIWAAEQLIKRYSFINADKIGMWGWSYGGYLTAKTVEADSGVFSFGLITAPVSDWRFYDSMYTERYMKTLDENKDGYLETAVHNVDGFKNIAGSFSILHGTGDDNVHYQHAAAMIDLLVGAGVSPEKMKMFAFTDSDHSIVYNGASPWIYKYLTARLYDEVKRQPKAKALTHQWNKRRVEIAADDPDVALTIQTQDSAANRELLSLQLLRSAGANFSLEETQARAVRLRKALRRLPNADKTPCGPDDGDLEDLPLEIDDTLIDQMNEARDSGSTAPVCPPAFVGMVPVNRGPSQATPRERKAV